One Hyla sarda isolate aHylSar1 unplaced genomic scaffold, aHylSar1.hap1 scaffold_860, whole genome shotgun sequence genomic window carries:
- the LOC130348017 gene encoding histone H2B 1.1, with protein sequence MPDPAKSAPAPKKGSKKAVTKTQKKDGKKRRKTRKESYAIYVYKVLKQVHPDTGISSKAMGIMNSFVNDIFERIAGEASRLAHYNKRSTITSREIQTAVRLLLPGELAKHAVSEGTKAVTKYTSAK encoded by the coding sequence ATGCCTGATCCCGCCAAGTCTGCACCAGCGCCCAAGAAGGGCTCtaagaaagccgtgaccaagacTCAGAAGAAGGACGGCAAGAAGcggaggaagaccaggaaggaaagctatgccatctacgtgtacaaggtgctcaagcaggtccaccctgacaccggcatctcctccaaggccatgggtatcatgaactcctttgtcaacgatatcttcgagcgcatcgcaggggaagcctcccgcctggctcactacaacaagcgctccaccatcacctcccgggagatccagaccgccgtgcgcctgctgctgcctggagagctggccaagcacgccgtgtccgagggcaccaaggccgtcaccaagtacaccagcgccaagtaa
- the LOC130348018 gene encoding histone H4 has protein sequence MSGRGKGGKGLGKGGAKRHRKVLRDNIQGITKPAIRRLARRGGVKRISGLIYEETRGVLKVFLENVIRDAVTYTEHAKRKTVTAMDVVYALKRQGRTLYGFGG, from the coding sequence ATGTCTGGACGCGGTAAAGGAGGGAAAGGTCTCGGTAAGGGCGGAGCCAAGCGGCACAGGAAGGTGCTCCGGGATAACATCCAGGGCATCACCAAGCCTGCCATCCGCCGTCTAGCTCGCAGGGGAGGTGTGAAGCGCATCTCCGGCCTCATCTATGAAGAGACTCGCGGTGTCCTGAAAGTCTTCCTGGAGAACGTCATCCGTGACGCCGTCACCTACACCGAGCACGCCAAGAGGAAGACCGTCACCGCCATGGACGTGGTGTACGCCCTCAAGCGCCAGGGCCGCACTCTCTACGGCTTCGGAGGTTAA
- the LOC130348022 gene encoding histone H2A type 1-like, with protein sequence MSGRGKQGGKVQAKAKTRSSRAGLQFPVGRVHRLLRKGNYAERVGAGAPVYLAAVLEYLTAEILELAGNAARDNKKTRIIPRHLQLAVRNDEELNKLLGGVTIAQGGVLPNIQAVLLPKKTESSKAAKSK encoded by the coding sequence ATGTCTGGACGCGGCAAACAAGGAGGGAAGGTTCAGGCTAAGGCAAAGACCCGCTCATCCCGGGCAGGACTCCAGTTCCCCGTCGGTCGTGTGCACAGACTTCTCCGCAAAGGGAACTATGCCGAGAGGGTGGGCGCCGGTGCTCCGGTCTACCTGGCCGCTGTGCTGGAGTATTTAACCGCTGAGATCCTGGAATTGGCCGGTAACGCCGCCCGGGACAACAAGAAGACCCGCAtcatcccccgtcacctgcagctggccgtgcgcaatgacgaggagcTGAACAAGCTGCTGGGTGGGGTGACCATCGCCCAGGGAGGCGTCCTGCCCAACATCCAGGCCGTGCTGCTGCCCAAGAAGACCGAGAGCAGCAAAGCGGCCAAGAGCAAGTGA
- the LOC130348016 gene encoding histone H2B 1.1 encodes MPDPAKSAPAPKKGSKKAVTKTQKKDGKKRRKTRKESYAIYVYKVLKQVHPDTGISSKAMGIMNSFVNDIFERIAGEASRLAHYNKRSTITSREIQTAVRLLLPGELAKHAVSEGTKAVTKYTSAK; translated from the coding sequence ATGCCTGATCCCGCCAAGTCTGCACCAGCGCCCAAGAAGGGCTccaagaaagccgtgaccaagacTCAGAAGAAGGACGGCAAGAAGcggaggaagaccaggaaggaaaGCTATGCCATCTATGTGTACAAGGTGCTCAAGCAGGTCCATCCTGACACCGGCATCTCCTCCAAGGCCATGGGCATCATGAACTCctttgtcaacgatatcttcgagcgcatcgcaggggaagcctcccgcctggctcactacaacaagcgctccaccatcacctcccgggagatccagaccgccgtgcgcctgctgctgcctggagagctggccaagcacgccgtgtccgagggcaccaaggccgtcaccaagtacaccagcgccaagtaa
- the LOC130348013 gene encoding histone H2A type 1 codes for MSGRGKQGGKVRAKAKTRSSRAGLQFPVGRVHRLLRKGNYAERVGAGAPVYLAAVLEYLTAEILELAGNAARDNKKTRIIPRHLQLAVRNDEELNKLLGGVTIAQGGVLPNIQAVLLPKKTESSKAAKSK; via the coding sequence ATGTCTGGACGCGGCAAACAAGGAGGGAAGGTTCGGGCCAAGGCAAAGACCCGCTCATCCCGGGCAGGACTCCAGTTCCCCGTCGGTCGTGTGCACAGGCTCCTCCGCAAAGGGAACTACGCCGAGAGGGTGGGCGCCGGTGCTCCGGTCTACCTGGCCGCTGTGCTGGAGTATTTAACCGCTGAGATCCTGGAATTGGCCGGTAATGCCGCCCGGGACAACAAGAAGACCCGCAtcatcccccgtcacctgcagctggccgtgcgcaatgacgaggagcTGAACAAGCTGCTGGGTGGGGTGACCATCGCCCAGGGAGGCGTCCTGCCCAACATCCAGGCCGTGCTGCTGCCCAAGAAGACCGAGAGCAGCAAAGCGGCCAAGAGCAAGTGA